The following are from one region of the Ptychodera flava strain L36383 chromosome 15, AS_Pfla_20210202, whole genome shotgun sequence genome:
- the LOC139152308 gene encoding cytochrome P450 1A1-like: protein MPGPRGWPVVGSLLSLGELPHETFTQMAKTYGNVFKVRLGSRKIVVMHGMKVVRDALLKQAVTFAGRPNFFSMQRLSFNGSNFFTESHSQRWIEQRKMIDSALKIFVDDRPKVMQETIITEGNELVRILTKDGKGNILDPHDDLHLSVGNILSFALYSTSFSHDNDKLKEVFSNQQKITEYLTGSGSLDDFLPLFRHVPSQQREKFDRVVELKLDLLRERIREHQLTLKDGNPEDVIDYLLNIRKYGSKTEVDIVQKDETLQLC, encoded by the coding sequence ATGCCAGGGCCTCGAGGATGGCCAGTCGTCGGGTCTCTCCTCTCCCTTGGCGAACTACCACACGAAACGTTCACTCAAATGGCGAAGACCTATGGTAATGTCTTCAAGGTACGTTTAGGAAGTCGAAAAATAGTCGTCATGCATGGTATGAAAGTTGTGCGAGACGCCCTTTTGAAGCAAGCCGTGACCTTTGCCGGGAGACCTAATTTCTTTAGTATGCAGCGACTCAGCTTTAATGGATCTAACTTTTTCACAGAATCTCACAGCCAAAGGTGGATTGAACAGCGCAAAATGATTGATTCGGCTTTGAAGATTTTCGTTGATGACAGACCAAAAGTTATGCAGGAAACGATCATAACAGAAGGCAATGAATTGGTGAGAATTCTGACAAAAGATGGCAAGGGTAACATTCTCGATCCACACGATGACCTACATTTGTCTGTTGGAAATATCTTATCCTTTGCACTCTACAGTACGAGCTTTAGCCATGATAATGATAAATTGAAGGAAGTTttcagtaatcaacagaaaattACAGAATATTTGACAGGAAGTGGTAGTCTTGATGATTTTCTGCCATTATTCAGACATGTTCCGAGCCAACAAAGGGAGAAATTCGATAGGGTAGTGGAGCTAAAACTTGACCTTCTTCGCGAACGAATAAGAGAACATCAGCTGACATTGAAAGACGGAAATCCGGAAGATGTAATCGATTACCTGCTGAATATACGTAAGTATGGCAGTAAAACAGAGGTGGACATAGTTCAGAAAGACGAAACATTGCAGCTATGTTAG
- the LOC139152309 gene encoding cytochrome P450 1B1-like yields the protein MILYPKIQEKAQQEIAIVIGRERPPNFTDRQNLPYVDSLIYELLRHTTLVPLSVPHATVIDTKFYGYDIPKDTPVFPNLHSANFDEMEWEDPDLFKPERFLSQDGQSLNKVKAAKLASFSFGKRRCPGEQLAQKELFLFITLFLQRCTINKCPGDDPKLKWNHGLSLTPDRFKILTTPRNPLSDKA from the coding sequence ATGATATTGTATCCGAAAATTCAGGAGAAGGCGCAACAAGAGATAGCCATTGTCATCGGAAGGGAGCGTCCTCCAAATTTTACCGATCGGCAAAACCTCCCGTATGTAGATTCCCTTATCTACGAACTACTCAGACACACAACTTTGGTGCCTCTGTCAGTGCCACACGCTACAGTAATTGACACCAAATTTTATGGCTATGATATTCCAAAAGATACTCCTGTATTCCCCAATCTTCACTCGGCAAACTTTGATGAAATGGAATGGGAAGATCCTGACCTATTCAAACCAGAACGATTTCTCTCACAAGACGGACAGTCCCTAAACAAAGTGAAAGCTGCAAAGTTGGCGTCATTCTCTTTTGGCAAGAGACGATGTCCTGGTGAACAGTTGGCTCAAAAGGAACTCTTCTTGTTCATCACGTTGTTTCTACAGCGTTGCACTATCAACAAGTGTCCAGGTGATGATCCGAAACTGAAATGGAATCACGGACTAAGTCTAACTCCAGACAGGTTCAAAATATTGACCACACCGAGAAATCCGTTATCCGACAAAGCCTAA